CACCCATTTTTTCATTAGCGATTTCTTATAGTCTAATTCAGTTATTTATGGAGAAAGATTTATATGCCATCGTCATTATGGGGAGCGTTATAATCGGAACGCTTGGTGCTATTAGTTTAATGCGAACAATGCGTGAAGAAGAACGCTCAATATACGATGCAGGTGAAGGCATTTAAATAAAAAACATAGTATTTGAATAAAAATAGGGGGAATATTGAATGAGTTTACAACCACATGGCGGCACTTTAGTGCAAGCTTATAATCCACAAAAATCAGTAGTACATATTGAGAAGGAGATTGTTTTGGATACCATTGCGTTAAGTGATTTAGAATTAATCGCAATTGGAGGGTATAGCCCAATCGACGGTTTCTTAACTAAAGAAGATTATGAATCTGTTGTTGAACATACAAGGTTGGCCTCTGGCATTGTTTGGAGTATACCGATCACACTGCCTGTTGATCAGGCCGTAGCAGCAACTTTACAACCAGGTGATGAAGCAAAATTAATCTATGGTAATGATGTCTATGGTGTGATTCATATCGAGGATATATATGAACCAGATAAGCAAAAAGAGGCACTACTTATTTACGGTACACAAGACTTAGCCCATCCTGGAGTGAAAAAGTTACATGAACGGCAGGGGATATATGTTGGTGGTCAAATTACGTTAATTAAACGTCTAGAGCAAATATTCCCTACGTATTCATTTGATCCAACAGAAACAAGGCAGTTGTTTAAAGACAAAGGGTGGCAAACAATTGTGGGCTTTCAAACGCGTAATCCTGTTCACCGTGCGCATGAATATATTCAAAAGGCGGCATTAGAAACAATTGATGGCTTATTTTTAAATCCATTAGTCGGTGAAACGAAGTCGGATGATGTATCTGCCGCTATACGTATGGAGAGTTATGAAGTGCTTTTGGAAAATTACTATCCTCAAAGTCGTGTGCAATTAGGTGTGTTCCCAGCGGCTATGCGCTATGCAGGGCCTAAGGAAGCCATTTTCCATGCACTAGTGCGGAAAAATTACGGCTGTACCCATTTTATTGTTGGACGTGACCATGCAGGTGTAGGGGACTATTATGGCACATATGATGCGCAAAAAATCTTTGAACAATTTACCGAAGATGAACTTGGGATTGTGCCTTTAAAGTTTGAACATAGTTTTTATTGCACTCGATGTGAAGGCATGGCAACTACAAAAACTTGCCCGCATGATAGTGCATCACATGTAATTTTATCAGGAACGAAAGTCCGGGAAATGCTCCGTAATGGAGAAGTGCCTCCAAGTACATTTAGCCGTAAAGAGGTTGTCGATGTACTAATAAAAGGCATGCGTAAGGAGGTATTAAAATGAGTTCTAATATCGTATGGCATGAAGCTTCTATTACGAAAACAGAGCGTCGCACGCAAAACAAACATCACAGCTTTATTTTATGGTTTACAGGATTATCGGCATCAGGAAAATCTTCCGTAGCAAATGCGTTTGCACGTACATTATTTGAGCGAGGTAATCAGGCGTTCGTATTAGATGGTGATAATGTAAGACATGGCTTAAATAATGATTTAGGCTTTGACGAAGTGAGCCGTAAGGAAAATATACGACGTATCGGAGAAGTTTCTAAGCTTTTTGTGGAGAGTGGTCAAATTGTACTCACAGCCTTTATTTCACCTTATCGACAAGATCGTCAAGTCGTTCGACAGCTAGTGGAAGAGGGGGAATTTTTAGAAGTGTATGTGAAATGCTCCGTAGAAACATGTGAACAACGCGATCCAAAAGGTCTATATAAAAAAGCGCGCAATGCGGAAATTGCTAATTTTACAGGTATTAGTGCGCCTTATGAAGAACCTGAACATCCCGAATTTATTTTGGATACTGAACGCTATTCTATTGAGGACTGTGTAGAGCAGTTAACATCGTTTCTAACGGATAAAGGCTATATTTAAAGCGTGCCAGTCACTCAAACAATTTCAATGTTTGCCCTAGAGCAATGTCAACCACCGTAACAGACAAAGATATAGCAAAAAAGTGTTAGATTGATTGTAGTCAATCTAACACTTTTTCATTTTTGTCTCAACTTTGGTTATTTGATACCTTGTTCTTTTTTCATTTTCTCAATTTCTGGTCCTAGTTCATCACGTACGGTTCCTTTCCATGGCTTAACACCTGCTATGTAGGAGGAACGAGTCATAATATGTCCTCCGACAGGTCCAGTTATGAATAGAAACAAAATACCTAATAAAATACGTGGGTTAAAATGATCCTCGATCAGCCAAAAATAAAAGAATACACCTACCAACACACACATAACACCAAGTGTGGCACTTTTAGATGCGGCATGTGCCCGTGTGTACAAATCAGGTAATCGAATCAGCCCAATAGCTGTTACAACGATAAATAGTACACCAATCGAAATAAATAAAATAACTAATGTATTAGCGAGAATTGTCACGTTTAATGATATCTCCTTTCTCTATAAATTTAGAGAAAGCAACAGTACCGATGAATGATAATATCGCTAATAATAAAACAATTTCTAGGAAGAAGCTTGTTTCCACTAAAACTGAAAATAACGCGATTAAAGAAATAAGTGATACACCTAAGGAATCAAGTGCTACGACACGATCTGATGCAGAGGGTCCTTTCACCATACGGTAAATCACTGCAATCATCGATAAGCAAATCACTACGATCGCTGCAATAATAAACGTCATCATGATTTACTCACCTCCAAAATAGCTTTTTCAAAAGAGTCTCGAATGGATGCAATGGCATCATCTACATCACTAATATCAATAGCATGGACAAACAATGTTTTAGCATCATCTGAAACATGCACTACAACAGTCCCAGGAGTTAATGTAATGAGACTTGATAGTAATGTAATTTCCCAGTCTTCTTTCAATACAGTTGGGTAAGCAAAGAAGGCAGGTTGCATGTCCAGTTTGGGCTTTAATACAACTTTCAATACTTGAATATTGGCTAATATTAATTCCTTGAAAAAGAGAACAGTGAGTTTAATAATTGCCCATACTCGAAATAAATAGAGACGTGTAAAGAAAAATCTTCTCATAATGACGAGCAATACAATACCAAGGATGAAGCCTACTATAAAGCCTGTTGCTGTGTAATTAGATGAAAGGAACATCCAAACGAAGGCAAGAGCAAAATTTAAAATAATTTGAAATGCCATAGCTCTAATCCCCCTTCATTACAGCATCTATATAAATAGATGGGTCATTTAAAAGTTTTGCAGCATCATTCATAAATGGTGTCATCCATTCCGAACCAACACCATAGGCAACGGTAATAAGCACTAATAGGACAGTCGGCACAAAAAGTGTAGTATAGACTTTTTTATCGACAGTTCCCTTAGTTTCCTTTTCCTCTCCCCAGAAGGCATATAGGAAAATACGAATAACCGACAGTAGGACAAGTAAAGAGGAGGCTAAAATAAAGATACTACTCCACATACTGCCAGCATCAAAGCCCCCCTGCACAATTAAAAGCTTTCCAACGAAACCACTAAGTGGAGGAATCCCAGCTAAACCAAAGGCAGCAATTAAATAGAACCATCCAAGAGCAGGATATGTTTTCATAAGACCGCCCATTTTACGTAAATCTGATGTACCGGTAATGTAGATGACAATACCAATTAACATAAAGAGGGCTGCTTTTATAAGCATGTCATGTATTAAATAGAACATTGCGCCCTTTAGCGCCATTTCATTCATTTGGGAAACACCAAACAAAATGACACCTACTGCAATCACGATGTTGTAAATAATAATGAGCTTGACATCGAAATAGGCTAGTGCCCCGATACAGCCAGCAATAATTGTTCCAATGGCTAGCACCATTAGTAAATCATGTGTATACGATAAATCGTGTACAAAAAATAATGTGTATGTGCGCGTAATCGCATAAACGCCAACTTTAGTAAGCAGTGCACCGAAAAGTGTTAACACAGGAATAGGTGCAGCAGCATAAGAAGTTGGAAGCCAGAAGTAAAGTGGGAATATGGCTGCTTTTAGTCCAAAAACCATTAAAAACAAAACAGCAATTACGGTTATAATACCTGGCTGATGAATATCGCTAATCTTTACTGCGATGTCTGCCATATTTAGTGTACCCACAACCGAGTAAAGGTAGGCTACCGTAATAACAAACAAAGCAGAAGAAATAACATTAATTAAAATATATTTAATGGAGCCTTTCAGTTGTCCTTTTTCTCCACCTAGCACAATGAGTAAATACGACGCCATTAAGAGTACTTCAAAGAATACAAATAAGTTGAAAATATCTCCTGTCGTAAAGGCACCATTTACACCAGTTAAAATAAACATCATACCAGGGTAATAGAAAAAGCGTTCACGCTCTTTTGTAATAGAGCCAAAGCCGTACCAGACAACAAAAAATGCAATGAGTAATGATGTAGTTACTAACAGTGCTGACATCATATCAGAAACCATTGTAATACCGTATGGTACTGGCCAATTGCCAAACGTGACTTTCTGAATGCCATCATTTTTAACTTTTAGTAAGAGCGAAACGGCTGAAACAAAAGCAAGTAGGATGCCCAGTAAAGCAAACGAACGCTGGTATTTTAAATTTTTTTGCCCAAACATTAAAATCATACCGAAGAAGAACGGAATGATAATCGGCAGTAAAAGGAAGTTATTCATCCTCATCACTTCCTCTCATTAAGCTAATATCATCTGTCTCAAGCTCTTGATAGGAGCGATAGGCAAGTACTAGGAAGAAAGCCGTTACCCCGAAGCTAATAACAATCGCAGTTAAAATCAATGCCTGCGGTAAAGGATCAGCAAACGTTTTGGCTCCTTCTTTTAAAACAGGGGGTGCCTCACCTGTTAATCCACCCATTGTTAAAATAAGTAAATGGGCACCATGGCTTAAAAGTCCCGTACCAATAATAATGCGTAATAAGCTTTTCGATAATATTAAATAAACCGCTGCCATAAACAGAAAGCCAATGACAAACGCCATAATTATTTCCATTATTCATCCTCTCCAATCGTTTGAATAATGGTCATCGTAACGCCAACAACAACCAAGTAAACACCGCTGTCAAACAGCATTGCTGTGTGCAAAGACTGCTTACCTAGAAGCGGCAATTCGAAATAATCAAAGAAATGTGTAAAAAATGGTTTTCCTAAAAACATCGGGAATGCGGCTGTCGCAAATGCCAATAATAAGCCCGTAGCCGTTAAATACGTGTAGTTTATCGGTAAAACATTTCGCACTGTATTTAAATCAAAGGCAAGGACTAACAGTACAATGGCACTGGATGTTAAAAGCCCCCCGACAAAGCCGCCACCGGGTGTATAATGACCAGCTAGGAAGATATGAATGGAGAAGAAGAAAATAATGAAGAATACAATTTTAGCTGTAAATTGTATAATCACATCATTTGTTTTCATGTGGTTTCTCCTTTCTATTCATACGCAGCTTAATCATTGCTAAAATTGCCATACCTGCAATACCTAATACTGTAATTTCAAATAATGTATCAAAGCCACGATAGTCTACTAAAATCACATTGACAATATTACCGCCACCCGCTTTAGAATAAACGGTTTCTTCATAATATTTTGAGATGGTCGGCACAAGTTTTTGCGAATGTGCAGATAATGCGATAAGTGTCACCATCACACCAACTGCGATTGAAATAATCGCCCGATTTAATTGAAAGCGCATGCGTTCTTCGCGCTTGCCAAGCTTCGGAAGATGATAAAACGCCAATAAAAATAACGCAACCGAAATGGTTTCAATAACTAGTTGAGTTAACGCTAAATCAGGTGCATTAAAAATAACAAAGAATAATGCAACAGTATAACCGACAGAGCCTAGTCCAATAATTGCTGTCAGTCGTGATTTTGCAAAAATTGTGATCGCTGTTCCAATCATTAACACGACAATTAAAATTAGTTCGTATGAGCGAATTGGTGCTGTACCTTCAAAAGATAGTGAAAAGGCATCTTTTACAAATAAGGTTCCAATTGAAATCGCTGTGATGCCACTAAACATATACAGTAGATAGTGACGCATTGACCCTGTCATATAAAGACGTGATACACGATTTAACCCTACATCTAAAGCAAGCATCATTTGGTCATAGGCATTATTGAACGTAAGAGCACGCGGGAATAGCTTGTAGATGCCTTGCCATTTAGGTAAGGCAACAAATAATAAGACACCTATAATAACAATGCCTATTGTCATAACTAATTCTGGTGTAATTTCGCCATGCCAAGCTGACACGTGAATGTTGATATCTTCAGGTGCATTATATAAAAACGGCTGAATAGCTTGTACAGCCGGCTTCACAAACGTATCACCAATAAGATTCGGAATGAAGAAAATAATCACCACTAATGATGCTAAAATCATCGGCGATATAAGCATGCCTATCGGAGCTTCGTGTGGTTTATGAGCGTAAAGTTCTGGTTTATATTTTCCTGTAAATGTTCTACAAACAAAGTAAAAGCTATAAATAAACGTAAAAATACTCGCAATCCAAGCAACAATTGGGAACAGCACGCCCCATGTATCAAAGCCGAAAAATTCGAAATTCTGAAGTGATAACATAGCTGTTAAAAACATTTCCTTACTTAGGAAGCCATTAAATGGTGGTAATCCTGCCATTGAAAAACTACCGATCGCCGCAACCGTAAAACTAAGAGGCATGATGCTCATTAATCCGCCAAGTCTACGTATATCGCGTGTACCTGTTTCATGATCGATAATCCCAGCAATCATAAATAAGCTACCTTTAAATGTTGCATGGTTAATCAAGTGGAAAATGGCTGCAAAAGCTGCATATTTAAACATTGAATCTGCTGCTCCATTTACATGAAATGCAACTGCACCAGCTCCTAGTAATGACATAATTAGCCCAAGCTGACTGACAGTAGAAAAGGCAAGAATACCTTTTAAATCGGTTTGCTTTACTGCAAAGAACGAACCCCAGAAGAGCGTTAGCAGACCAACTCCTGTAACAAGCCAAATCCAAAGTTCAGAAGCTGCAAAAATCGGTGTAAAGCGAGCAACTAAGTAAATACCTGCTTTTACCATTGTTGCAGAGTGAAGATATGCGCTGACAGGTGTCGGAGCCTCCATTGCATCCGGTAACCAAATATAAAATGGGAATTGTGCAGATTTCGTAAACGCCCCAAACAGCAATAATATAAGGGCCCAAATGAATAACGGATGTTGCACTAAGTTTGGTGCCATTGCAATAAGTTCACGGATTGAATATGTTCCACCCATTAAATAAAGAAGGATAAATCCTCCTAACATCATTAAGCCGCCAAAAACGGTAATCATCATCGATTTTAGTGCACCGAAGCGAGAAGCATCGCGTGTGTACCAATAACCAATCAATAGGAACGATGAAATAGATGTTAATTCCCAGAAAAAGTACAAAGTAATTAAATGGTCTGATTGTACAACACCGAGCATAGCGGACATAAATAGTAATAAGTAAACATAAAAATTATGTAGTTTTTCTTTATGTTTATCTAAGTAGAAAATGGAGTAAAGCACAACAAGTGAGCCAATTCCAGTAATTAGTAATGAAAATAATAAACTAAGTCCGTCTAAATAAGATACAACAGAAATATCAAGTGATGGTATCCATGGAATCCCATCATAAAATACTTCGCCTTTTGCAACTCTCGCTATATAAGTAGCATAAATCACGGCGAGTGTAGCAGGTACTGCAAGAACAAACCAGCCTGTGTGAATATTTTTAATGCTTTTATATATAAAAGGCACAAAAATTGCAGCAAGCATCGGGATGAAAATATAGAGTACTTGTAACAAAAAAATCCTCCTTTATGCAGGTAAGTGTAATAATTATAACGTACTTTTGTAGGGAATGCATATCGACTCGTAGGATTTAGCTTGGATACAAGGAGAATTTTAGCTATATTATAAATAGGAAGTTATCAAAAAAAACAGAGGAAAAAAATTTTTTATGAGGAACCCTTACATATATGGTTATTTACCATTAATTACAATTTTATTATTTAGTTTAACGTTCGGCATGTATGCCGTAGGTGAAGCATTACAGTTGTTTCAAGCAATCGGTGTTTATTCTGGAATGCGAGAATTTTTATCAGATTTTGAATTACGTGTATTGTTACTCATTGTGTTTGCGCTTATCTTTTTTATGGCTTTTTCAGCACTCAAACTAGTTGGTGAAACAATTCATGAACTAGGAATGTTGTTTTTTTCGAAGGACAATGAAGGGGCTGCTGTGAGTCAAGCACGTGGAGGCTACGTCATTTTATTTATTGGTGCAATGTGTTCTGCCTTTGCAATTCAATCTATCTATGTATTGGCAGGTATTTTTGTATTAACGGTCTTTATATATTTTATTTATCGTATTTATAAAATGAGCCTTTATATGTCTATGGGTGGAACAATTGGATTACTTATATTTGAGCTTTTCATGTGGACATTATTATTCTCGTTATTAGTTTATGTCATTTTAAAATTGTACAACGGCGTACTAGCAAGTCTCCCATTTGCCAAATAAAGTGCCAGTCACCCAAACAATTCTGAATTTTTTCTAAGTAAAAACCCACTTTGACTCCTGCGAAGGCTGATAATGTGCCTGCAGAAAACGAAGTGGGTTTTTTATGCTAGTGCCAGTCACCGAAACAATTCACCGAAACAATTGGCGCTGATACACTAATAGAAAATTACTCTAGTAAAACATTAAAGAGTTTGTGATGAATTTTGTACGCTTCTAGTTTTTCCATTGGCTGTGGTTTATCATAGCCAAGCCACACGGCAGCAGTATATTGGTCATTTAAACCAGCTAGCCAATAATCACGGTAATCATTTGTCGTACCTGTTTTAGCCCCAACATAGCTACTATTGCTATAAACCCCTTGCCCCGTACCATTTGAGACAACTTCTGCAAGCAGCCCACGCATATATTTTACGGTTTTAGGCGACCAAATCTGGTCACGTGCCTTGTCCCAACTATATAGCTCAGTGCCATCATTAGCTGTTACTTTTCGAATACTGTGGGCTAGCACATAAGAGCCATCGATAAAGCTTGTATAGGCATCTGCAAGTTCAAGAGCAGTGACGCCATATGTTAATCCACCTAATGAAGCAGCGTAAGTATGATCCTTTGCCACCATAGAACGGAAATGGAAGCGATCAAGATAACTGAAAGCTGTATCTACCCCCACAGCGTTAAAAATGCGAAGAGCGGACGTATTGTAACTATTCCGGAATGCTGTATGAATTGTCACATCACCGTAGTTATATCCTCCATAATTTTGAGGACAAAAAGAACCGACACAATAGCGCCCACCATTGACAATGGAGTCTGGCGTATGAGTTGTTGTTTCAAAATAGGGTGCATAGACAGCAAGTGGCTTAAAGGCTGACCCTGGCTGTCGCGGACCTTGATAGGCTCGATGATAATCAAACTTTTCGTAATTTTTTCCAGCATAGAGGCTGACGACTTCACGAGATGAATTGTTAATAACAGCACCCGCCGCCTGTAATTGGCCATTGCCTAAAATAGCAGTTATGCGCTCTTCATCATGATTCTGTTTAGTTGGATCCAGTGCAGTATAAATAGTTAAACCATTCTGATATAAAGTATTAAGTCGATTGTCTAGTTGTGCTTGAATAGTTTTCTTTTCTTCTTCACTTTGCGTGTTGAGCAGTCGATCTGTATAGCCTTCCTTCTCGGCTACTAGCCAGCGTAACTCTTGAAGAACGTAAGTACTATACATCGGATAGCTTTGTACCTTGTTCTTAACATTTAAAGTGATTGGTTCTGCTTTAAACGTCATTGCATCTTCTTTTGTAATAACACCACTTGTCGCGAGTGTATCAAGTAGACGTTCTTGTCTTGCCTTGGTATCATCAAAATGTTTTAAAGGGTTATAAAGAGAAGGATTGTTAGGGATAGCTGAAATAAACGCTATCTGTGCAATCGATAATTCTTGGATAGGTTTTTGAAAATAATAGCTTGCTGCACTACCTATTCCATAAACTTGATTGCTAAAATAGGATTCATTTAAATACATCGTTAAAATGGCATCTTTATCGTATTTCTTTTCAAGTTCATAGGCATAAAATAGCTCTGTTAGTTTTCTTTCGTATGTTTTTTCATCAGATAAATAACGCATACGAACAAGCTGTTGGGTAATGGTACTGCCTCCTTGTGAAGCTGAATTGGTGTTTGAGTTAGCAACCACCGCGCGTAGGATAGCGCTAAGATCGAAGCCGACATGATTATAAAAGTCTGCATCCTCACTAGCAATAAAAATTTCCTGGGCAATTTGTGGAATTTCTTGTAAAGTTAAAGGTTGTCGCCATTCGACATATTCCTCACTAAAGGTTTGGCCGTTCTGATCAACTAATGTGACAGGAAGCTGTACCTGTACTTCGGGAACCTCAATTTTCTTCTGAATTTGTTGTTCGTGGGCTTGTGCTGTACTCAGCTCTGCTCGTATATTTGTACCAATCCACCAAATGGTAGGTAAACATAGCGTTACAATAATAAAACCAAAAACTTTTTTCATATATGCCTCCAACTTTGAAAATAAGTCTTTCATCAGAATAGCATATTTTGGATGTATTCCAAATACTCGTTCAGACCTATTTACACAATACTAAATTACAAAATAAGAATTGCCTTGAGGTCGTCAGTCATTCCAACATGATTTTGGGTTATACTACCATTGTTACTACACAGAAGTTTCTAGATTTTCACAAACATAATTGACTAAACGATTGTAAAATTGCAAAATTCGTCAATACTTTGATGGAGAAAACAGCTAGGAAGTATGTTAGACTAATATGAGGTCAGAAATGATAAGGTATAATCATTTTCGTTGAAACTGAAATTTACATTTAAAGGAGAGACTCCAATGTTTCCACAATTAACAACTGAAGTACAAGAAGGCGAAGTACTAGTAGAAATGAAAACAACGTTAGGTGCATTAAAAATTAAATTGTTCCCAAAACAAGCACCAAAAACAGTTGAAAACTTCTTAGGGCATGCAAAATCAGGTTATTATGATGGTATTATTTTCCACCGTGTTATTCAAGATTTTATGATTCAAGGCGGTGACCCTACTGGTACAGGTATGGGTGGAGAGTCAATTTGGGGTAACTCATTTGAAGATGAGTTTTCTGATGAATTATTTAACCTGCGTGGTGCATTATCAATGGCAAATGCTGGTCCAAACACAAACGGTTCTCAATTCTTTATCGTACAAATGAAGCATCTTCCAAGTGATATGCTTCGTCAATTACAAGGTGCTGGTTTCCCAGAAGAAATTATTGAGGCATATGCACAAAATGGTGGAACACCATGGTTAGACCATAAACATTCTGTATTTGGTCATGTTGTAGAAGGTATGGATATCGTTGATAAAATTGCTGAAGTAGAAAAAGACTTCCGTGATAAACCTGTTGAAGATGTGAAAATCGAGTCAATTACAGTTTTTGAATAATTATTGTAAGGACGTGTAGAAAATATGGAACATTTGATGTATCAATTTTTATATTTCCCAGAAGATAAATCAGCGTATATTCCAGCAGCTTTTGAATTTTTAATTATGCTTATTTTATGTATAGGCGTATTTATGATTTTCCGTAAAATTTCTAAAAAGCAGGAATTAAAATCTAAGGAAATCGAAGCACGTATTTTAGCTGAGAGAAACAGCGCCAACAATAGACACAATTAAAAAAGCACTCTGCAAAAGAGTGCCTCCGACTATAGACAAACTTGAGATTTCCCGAGTTTGTCTATAGTCTTTTTATATACATCCCGACAGCAGGCACAGTGTAAGCCATAGCTTGAAAATTCACAATTGTGTGAGTGACTGGCACTATGACAATGCGAGCTTAAAACGAGCAACGGCATCTTTTACCGTATCAAATGAGCAAGCTACATTCATACGCAGGAAGCCACGGCCTTCTTCACCATATTTTGAACCAGGTTCTAGTGCAAGTTTTCCAACTTCAAGCAAACGTTGCATTAATTCTTTTTCATTGAGACCTAGTTGGCGGCAATCAATCCACAATAAATACGTACCTTGAGGCTTTGCAATGTGTATGCCTGGCAATTGCGTTAACTCGGCTATAACATAATTCATATTATTGGAAATATAAAGAAGTAACTCTTCTAGCCATGGTAATCCTTCTGTGTAGGC
This genomic interval from Lysinibacillus sphaericus contains the following:
- a CDS encoding transglycosylase domain-containing protein, with the protein product MKKVFGFIIVTLCLPTIWWIGTNIRAELSTAQAHEQQIQKKIEVPEVQVQLPVTLVDQNGQTFSEEYVEWRQPLTLQEIPQIAQEIFIASEDADFYNHVGFDLSAILRAVVANSNTNSASQGGSTITQQLVRMRYLSDEKTYERKLTELFYAYELEKKYDKDAILTMYLNESYFSNQVYGIGSAASYYFQKPIQELSIAQIAFISAIPNNPSLYNPLKHFDDTKARQERLLDTLATSGVITKEDAMTFKAEPITLNVKNKVQSYPMYSTYVLQELRWLVAEKEGYTDRLLNTQSEEEKKTIQAQLDNRLNTLYQNGLTIYTALDPTKQNHDEERITAILGNGQLQAAGAVINNSSREVVSLYAGKNYEKFDYHRAYQGPRQPGSAFKPLAVYAPYFETTTHTPDSIVNGGRYCVGSFCPQNYGGYNYGDVTIHTAFRNSYNTSALRIFNAVGVDTAFSYLDRFHFRSMVAKDHTYAASLGGLTYGVTALELADAYTSFIDGSYVLAHSIRKVTANDGTELYSWDKARDQIWSPKTVKYMRGLLAEVVSNGTGQGVYSNSSYVGAKTGTTNDYRDYWLAGLNDQYTAAVWLGYDKPQPMEKLEAYKIHHKLFNVLLE
- a CDS encoding peptidylprolyl isomerase; the encoded protein is MFPQLTTEVQEGEVLVEMKTTLGALKIKLFPKQAPKTVENFLGHAKSGYYDGIIFHRVIQDFMIQGGDPTGTGMGGESIWGNSFEDEFSDELFNLRGALSMANAGPNTNGSQFFIVQMKHLPSDMLRQLQGAGFPEEIIEAYAQNGGTPWLDHKHSVFGHVVEGMDIVDKIAEVEKDFRDKPVEDVKIESITVFE